TATAAGCAAAACATCAAATTACAGTTAGTATAACCATAAGGTTAATAAGCAGTAAATTACTCGTATGTGTCAATGAGTGACCGTGTTTGAGACTGTGAGatagttataaataactatataaatattattactcgtAATAGTCGTAGATATTTGGTAAACATTCGtagaaaaacacatcattgttgtCGACCATTctcggtatattattatcgaatataATTGGTATACCAGTGAAAAATGCAACcagtatttgtaattattttataatacgattatttcgagttaaaaattaaaaataccacaTATTACcatgtacaaaacaaaaatatttctataaacaataattatttgattacaacaaaatcCAATTTACATCAAATTTTCAGTTATTTGAAATACAGGACTTTTTCTTAGAACTGATAAGAATCTAAAAGAACCGGGAaacttattgtttattaaaatgggGTTCCGGTTCTAACTCTGGTTCTATTTCCGGttctaattattgaaaaatatggaTTTCAGTTCCGGTCCGGTTCTTAGATTTTCTCCAAGAACTGGTTCTGCCAGTTCCGGTTCCAGACCCTGCTCACCAGCCTCTacgcaataaaaaaattatagttgaaTTGACTAATctttaatcaattaaattttttggaaGATGTCTATTGTTTAAGTTACCTActgataaagataataataaaataggagCTACACACAGTGCCACATAATGTCACAGCAAAACATTTTAACgcctaaaatataaaacataaaagatTTCCAgtttagaatattaataaaaaatatgttatatgaattaatatgataatgtataaAGCCATAAAGGTGGGTAacttattaattgattattctATATGTTGTTGTTGACAATGTtgatatgatatataattatctTAAATCTTATTACTAAGTAAATCAATTTACCTACAAATATAAATAGGCAAACGTAATTTAATTCATctgtgataaattataatacggcAGATGGATCTTGTGGTGGTGAAGAGTGCACATTAAATGAGTCGACCTtgatatgttttcaaaattcgtGAGTCAGTGAGTAGGTGAGTGGGTGAGCAATGGTGAGTGGATGATCTACGGTAGGAAACCCTTTTTACACGCAAAGACTTGAGATTTATATTTTGAGACAAGGATGAAGTAAAGTCGAATGCAAATTCATCAaactatcaatatttattttattgagttaaaaaaaaagtaagtgtacatgtagatacatatattatatcgaaccTATATAGATTTTGTACACCAAGAATCTCAATCATTGTCTAAAATGCATTATCTTATCATAAATAAGgatacactaataataataataataataataataataatatttataaggtaACATTAAAACCATCTTAATAACCATATACaatttgattttggttttcttataaattatgattaggtatattggctataatgatgtattatacacaactattaaaaacaaaaacaaaaagaacaaaaacaaaataacatgtattaaaaatttaaacacatgCTTCTTAATAGTGTCATTAAGATATTAAAAGCCACATTATACTATACGACTAGGTAATTAATtctctaaaaatttaattaaaattacattataccgATAATAAGCAATATTTGTGGACAAattcaactatttattaaacacgataaaaaaatgaaatttgtaaATGAGTgcaacgttattattatttttaactatttttcatcgtattaagtatttaattgtcAATTGAAAAGTAAAtttcaaaagaaataataacatatattatgtaaaccacAATTGATTTCAGAATAGGTATCATAAAAACAACGGTAGGTAGTCCTATATTTCAGTAATTGACTATATCAATCATTGAAGTTGTACattattaagtgtttaaaaattgaatagaatAATTTGTGAAGTGAAgtctattgtatttaaatattaataacacgaatgcagaaaaaactattcataaaaattatttatgaatgatAAGTCATTCAGGTCAGAAGAAGAAGGTGTagatatacaaattatgaaCTATTGAGCCTAACACTAGtgaacataataatgataaaaaaaaaaaacattaacaatataggtgaatgactaaaatataataacgatattatgatGAACTTTTACAAcgttaaaatgcatattatgtaggtactcaataattaaatttgtgacTATTATTGGGTACCtagttgtaataatttgtagggtttacctacataatatattggacTATGTTTGgagtgatttaaaataaaaaaaattgtatacatttattgttcaacgtattatttagttaaattgACAACAAATTAGGTACAAAATTGAAGggcaggttttattttttaaaataagcaGTTCAATTCTCATtctttgttataaaataatagtaaatatatctaccagtgaaaaaaaaaatattaacaactctattattatgattacaaaTTAGCAATTATGTTCTATGTAGTACTATAATCTATATGTATGTAAATCGcacttattatattagttgcggtaacaatacctatatattggtagtaaatagtaattaataattattattattaagtaaaaaaaaaatgtcaactcaGATTAAATCTAAGCACAATGATGATGATagcaataataatcataataataataaaataatagtaatagtaatagtaataatacacgcattacttataatatcttaatacaaAAAACAAAGTTTGAACAAAATCACAACATTCCTgctgtgtttttatattaatttgttttcgtGTTCAAtatgaacaattaatacaatcaaAGTGGAGGGTTTTATTAAACGATCCCTTGGTATGTTTAACATTAACGGTGGTATTATCgataaaaaaagaaagaaagaaagaaagaaagaaagaaaatgTAAGTAACCTGAAACCAACAAATactaaagaaataataaaattataaaaagcttGTTTAGCGAATAGATCAGTAAGTGTACGATCATATAAACACATAGGTAgcaaacataacaataaattacacttATATCGTAAGGTTatcgtaagtaataataatatgacatatcagctatttttttaaattattatttttcggcacatgacgtatattatataatatgaaatagctGACGTTTTTGCGTGACGTCTCGTATGGCCTTTGCGACGGAAAtgggtaatttaaatataatatattattataatatgtattgttgtatattgATCGATGTCATGTTGTCCTCGTCATCgttatgtatagtaaatataaaataataattaaagtcgTTGTCGTTGTTTATCAACCGGAAGCGGTTGCCGGCCCGTTGTGATCGGTCCGAGGCAACAGCGCTTGCCTGACCACCATGCTATCGTCCGTGTCTTCTTCCTCCACTTCAGGCAGCGTCTCCATGATCGGCGGCGGCACCTGGCTGGGTTGGAGCCCTTTGCCCACCAAGTAATAGGTCATCAGCTGCCCCTTGCCCTTGACCGCCACAAGGCCACGCTGTTCGAACTTGAACCCGAAATTTTGCAGAATATTACACGTTTCTTCCGTCacctattttataaacatatacaaatattattaaatattaatattgcgctataatataatatagtagattgAAGTAAGAGCACGTTACGTTTTTACTTCCTTATATGATAACACATAGGTGTCAATAGTATATGACATGTACgagcagaatataatattataataacgtatacttaaatcagggactggaaccgagCCTAAAAGAACCAGTTCTGAAAccggaacctttaaaatattaagaaccagaactggaaccgaaacctttattttaatatataaagtacCAGAACCGaactgaaattttaaaattaaataggttcttttaggttaaaaaataaaataattatatttatcataatataaactatgtataaaCTACGTATGGTTatatgagttttctaatatttctcataataatattaattaaacccgcattccggataggtatttaaaattattatacttttcgccTTTCGGTACCAAAATTATTTGGAAtcgatacctttattttttttttatcaaaaaaccagaaccagaacagatattttatttttggagaaccagtaccggaaccgataccgataaattcaaaaggttctaGTCCTTGACTTAAataggaaaaattaaaatacacattatgCCTGCTTGACATGTTGGACGGTCATAAACGTGTtggatatacattttaaatagttatacgTAGGTAGCTGTGAAAGATTAATAGTTTGTGtgctttaataaatattgagaaaGACTGAACATACTTGTATGCATCCAGCCTTTCCAGTGCTCTCCATCCTTGACGCGACATTCACAGAATTTCCCCAAATATCGTAATGAGGTTTTCTCGCACCAATAACTCCGGCGGTTATCGGACCATGATTGATTCCTagaaaaatacacattttaattttaagtttttcataaatcaaaatctatatttaaataaaatgtacaaattggTAAATTGGTTTTACCTATGTTTTCGCGTTTAATTTGGTTTCACTTAAATTAGACACTAAAATACAGTAAAAACTGTAGATTAAACATATATAGATTGAAGTTAATCAGAATATATTCTGACTTAACAGTTATAATgtagttacaatttaaaatagcaCACAGATCACAGCACTAACCTATAGAAAGTTTAGGTTAGAGAACACATTATGGGTAGTCTCTTTTGacaaaacagtaaaaataataaaaattgaaatatattatacatccaggtatttgtttcaatatatatttttcaagtaaattataattgacaGTTCGAatttttagtatacctataacaGTAAGTATAAGTTTAACGACATTTTTTTctcgaaaacataatatgtatagtaataatattctgttagTAGGGGATTCGCAGAATGATCataaatctaaatgttcttattttatAGAACAAATTTTGTCTGTGTTTCTTTTGATTGGTCTAACATTCCATATACGTGCTgttgttcaaaataaatatatttttcagatatcacacgaataaaataaaattattaataaataaaaaattgttcttcGACCATTTTACGAGTCTACAAGATCAATCGATAAaatgaaacatataaatacaatattgtgatCTTAGAAAGATGCCTTTGGGATGGTATGTATTTGTATAACGACTGATAAGCTACTTTTTGTTAGTTTTACCTACAACTGTTTGCCAATTTATACCTGCAAGGTGTAATATCTGAACAGTATAGGTACCTGTGTTATTTTTAACCGGCGCAGCATCAAATTGtccacgaataaaaataataaccattgaacacacatatatatatctCGATATAGGTCGGCAAACTGGAAACCTTTCCCCTAATCtgacaaacaataaatttacgAGTACCCTCGTCCTATTACGTTGTGCTATAGAGTCACTGTTGCAGGCGGTAAGTtgtattattgtagtattattGTTACCGGGCGACAAGACATGTTTGGTAAGTATTCATAAGATGAGTTATGTTAAGCAAAAAATTCGTTTCCAAATAAATTAGGTGAGACATACCCATTTTCAATACAAAGTGGTTAAAGCTTTGTTCATTTATCCCCTGAAGTGCTTTTTTGAGATCGAAAGCAAAGTCCACCAGCAATGCGAGGTGTGCCCATCTAACTTCAATTGGATCTTCAGgctaaaatatagaatttatgtACCAAAACGATATTGATTAAAATGTGTCagattgagtacctatataatattacaaataataactgtaataaataaatcaatattaccTTTACGACACGCGAAGGGTTAAGTCCACTTGCAGCCATATAAGTTGAACCGATTGttttaatcttaataatatCCTGGTAGCGCGGTTGTTCCAGAAgctgtgaataatatataagtaagttACGAATTAGTTTAAATtggtattatatagttataaacttataacactAATATATGTTGTAAGTATATGATGTGTTTACTTACCGCATCAAAATCAGATATAACTTCGTTGAGAAATCTTAAGCACTCGAGGCCTTGATTGTTAACCGTCTCCTCCGAATAGAAatctaaaacaattaattttgtttgtaaacgTATGATTATACAGGtaattacttaatagttaatagtatatggtaatattataatataataatatagtaaacatttaaCTTGGAAATTACCTGAAAAGTTTGGCATAGATGCGAACAAAACTCCAACTTCGGCATAACTCTGACTGTATAGTTCTTCGTGCTGACGTTTGTAACTACCTAAGAAATGTTTGGCTACGTGCGGaggtaaaatattgtacactaATGCTTCGTTTCTCCTTCGTATGTCTGAAGCCCTTTCCCTCTGTTCTTCGACTTCTGTTCGCCATAGATATAGAACTCTCGACGATTTGTCCATCTGAATATACATCAAACATTTCGTTCaataagtagataataatattacgctggttttgtttttataaaatacagaaGCTTACATTTCTAGCCAAAAACACTAGTGCCATTGTGACGGCTATGAGTAGAAACGACAATGCATACTTCGATGGCAAAACCCTGAAAACGATTGtagaattaggtacctatgttcaTAATTAGTTaagatataattgtttatacgtTTCAGATAGTGTCCTGAACCTGAAACACAGATAATCCCTCAATTCTTAGAGGGAGGAGggataacaataaattaagcaatgtttagtaggtatatgtacTTTTAAGTGCACCTGCAATCAGTGgcattatacgtttatataattatattatcatatcactCCACCTTTTGCCCatccaattttatttaatattgctgAAGTGGTAAGTTTACATAATTTgccaattattttgtagttaataatgtatgaaatgttcaatttttatagctaaagcttgaaaatgtaataaaacgtTCATGATAAGTAGTTTATATATCtgctgtaaccaaaaaatctaaaaaatatatacacgattttttttatagacattttaagttaaaatttggacgaaattggATATATAAACGAAGGGTGACGAATTtagtaatattgttgtaattttaaaatattatttgtgggtacttgaaacttttgatttttgaggcataatattatcgtgttttATACatcacaatgacattttcaaatgcaatgttttcgatACAAATTAGTTCAAGTTccgtattactaataataaaataaattactttaatataaatataatgtaggttATACTCGTATATcataaattgtacataaataaCGTAATACAGGCTGACAGACAGTCTccacgcaaaaaaatttttcaaaagtaatggtttctcattaaaatcaaatcgaacacaatatacattacagtgactcaatGACGAAAtgtacactcgacacctacaaTTGCAGTACAGCAGAGTAGTTATCTATCTACTTCCCCtctttaggttaggttaggttattcatttaatttttaaaccacaTTTGTCGTcagttattttcaatatttccaCGCTCAGTCATCTTGCCATGGtttgttatactttttattcAGATACCCTAttaagttaatacaattatatgaaataaataataatagttttgcgACAAATTAAAGGTGGCGTTCTAGATTTTAGTATTTTGGGCACCAAATTATACCTTGTGCCCGAGTAGAGGTATGCATGTGCgttacccatatatatatattattattatgatgatgtataatatgtctGACATGAACacgaaaaaaatttgtaaatacgGAATAATAAATGGAGTGCATACAGCATATTAAAATGAATCTAGAGTATCGAGGAACGTAATTAGgtgataattataatcatacttGAACGGTTTGTAAATGATTGAGTCTTCGCAGTCAATAGCAGTGCCTACTGTAACTACGTTAACAACGCAATGCATCAGAGTGATGACGAACAGTATAGTTGCTTTGGTGAAATGAGACAATTGAGTCAACATGGAAGTGGCAATTAGCGCCAACACCATGAAGTAAGTGAAGTATGATGGATACATACAATAAGTCGATGGATCGCTTTGGCCATGCGTGCAGTTGGTTAGTATTTGTTTGTCTGACCAACAAGATACctttgaaaaaaatcgtaatttttgatcgaaccaataataatattatgaattatgattctTTAACTTACAAGTCCCACAAGATTGGTAGATGCTAGCAATGACGCGGCAGTGATGCCAAGTATACGTCGAATCCACAAAGAGTCATTTATGGTCTCACTGAACCATACAATTTTCGATGGCAGAatctaataacaattaaattgtaAGTTAacatcaaaattcgaacgaataATTTCGCAAAATAATACTAAGTAGGTACCTTCCtgtacaaagttaaataactcaacaaCTAATAGTTGGAATAATTTTAAAGGTATaggtacatgaacattttatgaaagTCATCTTTTTGATGACTTTCGGGAAAAAAGatgatatcatttttttaaaaaagttggtaACGCTACAGGAATACTTCACTAACACTCCTTAAGTGGTAaaacaatataagtacctatttgaaaatatgattttaagaatacttaaatattaaaaaaatcaataaatatattgttaaaggAAAACATAATGTAGGGATGAGTATATGCTCGGTGAATTACCAATGTGTATCTCAAGTCAAAATTGTagaaatttattacattatcgCACTATGGTAATactcctatattataatatatatagatatttaaatatctgtatgaataatttaaaaccatacttcaaataaacattgatagtacctatactacgGTATTggtacattttagttttttataataatgaattgcaACTTTTTTTACATTGCTTTTAATTACAAAGTTTTATTTACTTACTCTTGGGAAAATGTCTGCGACTGATACTACTACAATAATCAATAGTAATACTAATGCAAGACAACTGGACATGTAGCTTAAAATATCTCTACAAAGTacaatataaagtattattagaattttataattttaaaacaatttaggtttgtacattttattataatattatatatattttatttattacaaacctGGGCAACATAATAATTTGTGCGGAAGACGTTAAGAACAGTACTAACGGACAACCTATAAGAGACACACCAGATGCAGCTTCTTTGTGGTATTTATATTCACGTTCTTTTGCTTCATCATTAAATGCCAAAGTGAAAAATTTTGTATGCTTGTTTAAATCCCTTCAAACGAATCATAAACGTAAATTactattaatgtattgattatatttaagtattaagttataacttcaaaatgattgtgttattttatatttattaatattattatagattagtACATACTTAACGGGCAATAAACCactctttattatttataaaaatatttgttttacaaagtTTTATGtcgttataaaataacatttttgaaaatcaaagaagataaaaataaaattttcaaaatttaggGGGGGAATGCatgctttaaaaatgtatcgatAAAAATGTCTCTTACTACACAGAAAATATTTGGTGGGAAAATGTCCCGAAGGAATAGGCAATGTACCCTTAAAACCGTACTTTTCGAGTAAGCATAAAATAAGACTTTCTCATGTGGAACCCCCACTTATCtagatttattgatattttaggaaacaattgaataatttttttttttacttggggGCTTTACAACTTGTTTGGTGGACTAAGCTAACTGCTGGGGGAGCCACCCTAGTTGCGCTTATGGCGGAAGGCCATGTCTGCACACTGTGAAAATAGCTGAAGCAGTCGTGGacattcttaaatatttttaggtactTACGAAAAAGTTTCCTTATTGATGTGATACCAGAATGGCTCAATGTTTTCGAATAAATTCGTGCAAAAAAAAGCTGTTCGTGCAGAGGTAGCTAAAATGCAAGCTTTATTCGCACGTTTCGGAGTACCCAGTACCCACATCGATCACTTCAGACGGGACAAAATGTTTTACGGAGACTGAATTCAATACGTTTTGCACCAGTGGAGGTATTAAACATTAAGTCGGTGCACATTTCCATACCAAAACTAATGGGGCCGCAGAATCGGGagtcaaaataatcaaaaaaataaataataaaataataaatttgaaaaaaataaatctatcgTCAGCATGTTACAAATGTATGAATGTTTGTTTTTGTATCGCAATACGCCTCGTTCCGTGTTACGTCAGTCACCAGAAAAACTTTTGTTAGGGCATAGTAGACAAACGCTATTCGACAAACTGATTTCCGATATAattgtatctataataatacaatatagtcaTTTCACTATacaaatcattaattaaattaaaatatgaatataactgttaaaaaaatattcaagaagTTGATTAATGTGATACAAGTAGCGGAAGCCCTCCGTATCAAGTGTTGTAAAAACATTCCCCCCCCCTCTTGTTTGGTATAGTATAAAACTGGCCGCACTGATTAATACTTTTTGGAgaacgaaaaaaatttaattccaacatttaacaatattactaaTGATGTTTGTTGctatatttattgtttcattaaaatataggtactatttttttatataatattacagcagGCCTTGTGgcatttttattggtttataattatGTCTGATCTAATttacgattttaaaattaaattttaatacaaaccatattatagtgcagtataaaatattatattattgagccCATAATTCttcatattatactcaaacCCAAACGATAAATTGTAGCTAGTTGATATACTTTTATCATCATATTGCATATTCCAATATTCGATAAAGTCAAGTGGGGAACGTACAAAATAAAACCATGTAGGCACTTTCAAGTAATGATCGCACCCATCCGCAAGTCAGGAGATCTTCTGTTTTTGCTGAtagattaatacattttctaaattttgttaattgttaaaagTGGTATTCTAGACTAAAATTTTTTGGCctctcccctccccccccccaacatGGAATTGACCTGAAGACACCCTTGCCTGCAGGGGATACATTCGAGCTAGATGACgacataacattttttcatcGTGATAACGCGAtgatcaatttttttgaaacaaacaCCATCAATGACGAAGCTTGATATTACATACGTTATTATCAGAAGACACGTACAAGCTATTGCCTTTGTCTCCCAAATGATCggtaatagttaaaaaaaattgtcagcTATCCTATTCGACAATTTtgaatcaaaaatgttaaatttcgCTGAGCGATATCAAGCACGGAAAGAGGAATGATGAAAGCGTTGCTTAATGGTGCGCACGTCTAAGAGACATAGCGTTGGAATGTTCACCTACGTGGATCGGAACTAGAGATTGTAATTCGAGATATTTTCGTGGTTGGCATGGGTCCAGGGAAAATACATGCTCGTTTATTTGAAGAGGACGCTTCCAACACGGTTGTAACACTAGCGAAATTAATGGAAGTAGTGACTTAGTAGTAAGCAATAGGCGAAGTACTGCGAAAAATATTCGGCTTTGCAGTAAAgaatcaaaaatgtatgttgtttttttatttattttttcaaaaatgttgttttgttataatataacaacttacaattatataaaaaaaaaaaaaaattgaaaaacattaatagtttttgaaataatgttctttgttaaaataaataataatcaccaGGTAagatatataagtaatatgggGTAAGTATTGTGCAAACGGTTCACTCCCATGTAGCCAtgtatctcaaaaaaaaaa
This genomic window from Metopolophium dirhodum isolate CAU chromosome 1, ASM1992520v1, whole genome shotgun sequence contains:
- the LOC132933788 gene encoding adenylate cyclase type 3, producing MESTPPPTSAAGASSSSPAGASSSSPNAGRFADRATESLYQSYNAKQKRAAFACYVSASVLFDVYCLSVYDARSPWTWCLLAANVGTLLWCRLAGGRRRYWTFVAHLAWLTANVQVVFHMVANAAEGADLLGWILLYDYLAYVSLPLTLALCIALSATTCLTYVITMAVLGRHHAYLARQLATNSVLLLASNCLGLLSYFLADKQQRTAFLETRQCLEMKMVIEEQSTEQERLLLSVLPEHVAVKMRQDLGEALDSQFKKIYMSRHENVSILYADIVGFTAISSTYSASDLVKILNELFARFDRLSEKYQQLRIKILGDCYYCISGAPKERPDHAVLSVHMGLSMVKAIKYVQQTTNSPVDMRVGIHTGAVLAGVLGQRQWQFDVYSKDVELANKMESSGMPGRVHISEKTLSFLNGEFEVEPGYGERREEALKMASIKTFFIIKTIKPFKMDVQNGSLTDQHSASKESVCATPIDDADLIAQAKEDSDNFKKRLRKDLMNRDGHRDLNKHTKFFTLAFNDEAKEREYKYHKEAASGVSLIGCPLVLFLTSSAQIIMLPRDILSYMSSCLALVLLLIIVVVSVADIFPRILPSKIVWFSETINDSLWIRRILGITAASLLASTNLVGLVSCWSDKQILTNCTHGQSDPSTYCMYPSYFTYFMVLALIATSMLTQLSHFTKATILFVITLMHCVVNVVTVGTAIDCEDSIIYKPFKVLPSKYALSFLLIAVTMALVFLARNMDKSSRVLYLWRTEVEEQRERASDIRRRNEALVYNILPPHVAKHFLGSYKRQHEELYSQSYAEVGVLFASMPNFSDFYSEETVNNQGLECLRFLNEVISDFDALLEQPRYQDIIKIKTIGSTYMAASGLNPSRVVKPEDPIEVRWAHLALLVDFAFDLKKALQGINEQSFNHFVLKMGINHGPITAGVIGARKPHYDIWGNSVNVASRMESTGKAGCIQVTEETCNILQNFGFKFEQRGLVAVKGKGQLMTYYLVGKGLQPSQVPPPIMETLPEVEEEDTDDSMVVRQALLPRTDHNGPATASG